Proteins co-encoded in one Streptococcus parauberis NCFD 2020 genomic window:
- a CDS encoding site-specific integrase codes for MATYRQRGKKKTWDYRVYDKNRNVIASGAGFRTKKEAIYEAEAIERRKQLGSVFASKQTLFELWQEWYDLVIEPSNRDELTKLKYQSRGKIIKSHLSNKPAIHISHTEYQRFIRDYAEKVTKNLMTCINSDIKKVLQFVKRDGFLIKDFTEGVVIFGELYKKAPEDKYIKSIEDYNRLSDYLQSIMDYNESIIPFFIFTMLQTGFRFGETMAIIWDDIDFENDNIYTYRRYSSVKKKFTNPKTKTSIRRVPISKNLKKVLLNLKKEQSEKLNALGIENSDNLIFYDYRFGMISNNAINKYLTSILKSLKIDTKMTSTGARHTYGSYLLARGVDIWLVSKLMGHKDIQELIRTYGHLMAEVEMSQQKLVVDVLDT; via the coding sequence ATGGCTACATATAGACAGCGAGGAAAAAAGAAAACTTGGGATTATCGAGTTTATGATAAAAATAGAAATGTTATTGCTTCAGGTGCAGGTTTTAGAACTAAAAAAGAAGCAATTTATGAAGCAGAAGCAATTGAAAGGAGGAAACAATTAGGTAGTGTATTTGCTTCTAAACAAACTTTATTTGAATTATGGCAAGAATGGTATGATTTAGTTATTGAACCAAGTAATCGGGATGAATTAACCAAATTAAAATATCAATCTAGAGGGAAAATAATAAAATCACATCTATCAAATAAACCCGCAATTCATATATCTCATACTGAATATCAACGTTTTATTAGAGACTATGCTGAAAAGGTTACTAAAAATTTGATGACTTGTATTAATTCAGATATAAAAAAAGTTCTACAATTTGTAAAACGAGACGGATTTCTTATTAAAGATTTTACGGAAGGTGTGGTTATTTTTGGTGAATTATATAAAAAAGCACCAGAAGATAAATATATTAAGAGTATTGAGGATTATAATAGATTATCTGATTATTTACAGTCGATCATGGATTATAATGAGTCTATAATCCCTTTTTTTATTTTCACTATGTTACAAACAGGTTTTCGCTTTGGTGAAACAATGGCTATTATCTGGGATGATATTGATTTTGAAAATGATAATATTTATACTTATAGACGTTATTCATCAGTAAAAAAGAAATTTACTAATCCAAAAACAAAGACTTCAATTAGACGAGTTCCAATAAGTAAAAATTTAAAGAAAGTATTGTTGAATTTAAAGAAAGAACAATCAGAGAAGCTCAATGCTTTAGGCATTGAAAATAGTGATAATTTGATATTTTATGATTATAGATTTGGGATGATTTCTAATAACGCTATAAACAAATATTTAACTTCAATTTTAAAATCTTTAAAAATTGATACGAAAATGACATCTACAGGAGCAAGACATACTTATGGAAGTTATCTTTTAGCAAGAGGAGTGGATATTTGGTTAGTATCAAAATTAATGGGTCATAAAGATATTCAAGAACTTATTAGGACGTATGGTCATTTAATGGCAGAAGTTGAGATGAGTCAACAAAAATTAGTTGTTGATGTATTAGATACTTAA
- a CDS encoding MATE family efflux transporter yields MQVNKFQTESIPKLLFAMAMPAITANLVNSLYNIVDQIYIGHGIGYLGNAATSVAFPLTIICLAFGLTFGLGGASNFNLALGRGQIDKASKIVGNAITLSLSFGFVIGILVIVFLKPLLVLFGATEATMQLAQDFTAMTAFGIPFLLFTMSVNPLVRADGSPTYSMMAIIYGAILNVILVPIFLFYLDWGIMGAGLATLISQMVSAIYMGLYFRKFKSVKLTKNDFKVRKEIFTTIISVGFSSFIFQSSMLVIQIVTNNMLRKFGAESVYGSDIAIAVAGIVMKINSIFVAIIIGLVQGAQPIIGYNYGAKNLERVKETTKLLIKIAFVISIICFIGFEVFTRPFLEVFGDGTDLYYQFGMKYVRVFLFFVFLNGVQVSATTFFQAIGKARIGAFLSLMKQVIFLLPLLFILPHFLGVDGVMYAGPISDLIAFIGSLYFLRREFKRMPHDFRADGM; encoded by the coding sequence ATGCAAGTCAATAAATTTCAAACTGAATCAATCCCAAAATTACTATTTGCCATGGCAATGCCAGCCATCACGGCTAACTTAGTTAATTCCCTCTATAATATTGTCGACCAAATCTACATTGGACACGGTATTGGTTATCTAGGAAATGCTGCCACCAGTGTTGCCTTTCCACTAACTATCATCTGTTTAGCTTTTGGACTTACCTTTGGGCTAGGTGGTGCTTCTAACTTTAACTTAGCACTTGGCCGTGGTCAAATCGATAAAGCCAGTAAAATCGTTGGTAATGCCATTACTTTATCTCTAAGTTTTGGCTTTGTCATTGGAATCTTGGTTATTGTCTTTCTTAAACCATTGCTTGTATTATTTGGAGCAACTGAAGCGACAATGCAGCTGGCTCAAGATTTTACAGCCATGACTGCTTTTGGGATTCCTTTCTTACTCTTCACCATGAGTGTTAACCCCTTAGTCCGTGCCGATGGTAGTCCAACTTACTCGATGATGGCAATTATTTACGGGGCAATTCTCAATGTAATATTAGTTCCTATCTTTCTCTTTTATTTAGATTGGGGAATCATGGGGGCTGGACTTGCTACCTTAATTAGTCAAATGGTTTCAGCCATTTACATGGGACTTTACTTTAGAAAATTCAAGTCTGTTAAGTTAACGAAAAATGATTTCAAAGTTCGTAAAGAAATTTTCACAACTATCATTTCAGTTGGTTTCTCTTCCTTTATCTTTCAATCATCGATGTTGGTAATTCAGATTGTGACCAACAATATGCTCCGCAAATTTGGAGCTGAATCAGTCTATGGCAGTGATATTGCCATTGCCGTTGCTGGAATCGTGATGAAAATCAATTCAATCTTTGTTGCAATTATTATTGGACTTGTACAAGGAGCTCAACCGATAATTGGCTACAACTACGGGGCTAAAAATCTTGAACGGGTTAAAGAAACAACCAAACTACTTATTAAAATTGCTTTTGTTATCTCAATTATTTGCTTCATTGGTTTTGAAGTATTTACCCGACCATTCCTTGAAGTATTTGGTGACGGTACCGACCTTTATTACCAATTTGGAATGAAGTATGTCCGTGTTTTCCTATTCTTTGTCTTCCTAAATGGTGTGCAAGTTTCTGCAACAACCTTCTTCCAAGCCATTGGAAAAGCTAGAATTGGTGCTTTCTTGTCACTGATGAAACAAGTTATTTTCCTCTTGCCACTACTGTTTATCCTTCCACACTTTTTGGGCGTGGATGGTGTTATGTATGCCGGACCAATTTCTGACTTAATTGCCTTTATCGGAAGTCTTTACTTCCTAAGACGCGAATTCAAACGAATGCCACATGACTTTAGAGCAGATGGCATGTAA
- a CDS encoding IS6-like element IS1216 family transposase — protein MNHFKGKQFQQDVIIVAVGYYLRYNLSYREVQEILYDRGINVSHTTIYRWVQEYGKLLYQIWKKKNKKSFYSWKMDETYIKIKGTWHYLYRAIDADGLTLDIWLRKKRDTQAAYAFLKRLVKQFDEPKVVVTDKAPSITSAFKKLKEYGFYQGTEHRTIKYLNNLIEQDHRPVKRRNKFYRSLRTASTTIKGMEAIRGLYKKTRKEGTLFGFSVCTEIKVLLGIPA, from the coding sequence ATGAATCATTTTAAAGGAAAGCAATTTCAGCAGGATGTGATTATTGTAGCCGTGGGCTACTATCTTCGTTATAACCTTAGCTATCGTGAAGTTCAAGAAATCTTATATGATCGTGGCATTAACGTTTCTCATACGACGATTTATCGTTGGGTGCAAGAATATGGCAAACTACTCTATCAAATTTGGAAAAAGAAAAATAAAAAATCCTTTTATTCATGGAAAATGGATGAAACGTACATCAAAATTAAAGGAACATGGCATTATTTGTATCGAGCCATCGATGCAGATGGTTTAACCTTGGATATTTGGTTACGTAAAAAACGGGACACACAAGCAGCCTATGCTTTTCTTAAGCGGTTAGTGAAGCAGTTTGATGAACCGAAGGTTGTAGTCACAGATAAAGCCCCCTCTATTACAAGTGCCTTTAAGAAACTAAAAGAATACGGCTTTTATCAAGGGACAGAACATCGTACCATTAAATACCTGAATAATTTGATTGAACAAGACCATCGTCCAGTAAAGAGACGCAATAAATTCTATCGAAGTTTACGCACTGCCTCTACCACGATTAAAGGCATGGAAGCCATCCGAGGATTATATAAGAAAACCCGAAAAGAAGGCACTCTCTTCGGGTTTTCGGTCTGTACTGAAATCAAGGTATTATTGGGAATTCCAGCTTAA
- a CDS encoding helix-turn-helix domain-containing protein, translating into MNYVVIIKVLLFNFFELIRVESYRNYDVKIYKQRVGSKIKLIRKKYGYSMSEFANKIGVTKGAINNYEKGRVIPKFFVLDKIIKLSDNLNEIEIIHFNKTCCNG; encoded by the coding sequence ATAAATTATGTTGTAATTATAAAAGTATTACTTTTTAACTTCTTTGAATTAATACGAGTTGAAAGTTATAGAAATTATGACGTAAAAATATATAAACAACGTGTTGGTTCAAAAATCAAATTAATCCGAAAAAAATATGGCTATTCCATGTCTGAGTTCGCTAACAAAATTGGTGTGACCAAAGGAGCTATAAATAATTATGAAAAGGGTAGAGTAATTCCTAAGTTTTTTGTATTAGATAAAATAATAAAACTTAGTGACAATCTGAATGAAATAGAGATAATTCATTTTAATAAAACCTGTTGTAATGGATAA
- a CDS encoding DUF1295 domain-containing protein encodes MNKYILTVGIVLISFIFVFFIGKRENKHDLLDVLWGAAFILSSVISYLISNNKTYSGLLMTILVIIWGSRLTFHLAKRNIKAKEDFRYDDYRKNYKGKYFDFYFFFRMYLVQFVLCIIVVLPVIYVNITGNAKISILTINGIFLWIIGFIFESVGDKQLKDFRSKPENKGELMTSGLWAYTRHPNYFGEAIQWWGIYIISISNLNNVWLIFSPLVITLLVRFVSGVPLLERKYEGRQDWEEYKNSTSVFFPLPQKSKN; translated from the coding sequence ATGAATAAATATATTTTAACAGTTGGAATTGTTTTAATTAGTTTCATTTTCGTTTTCTTCATTGGAAAGAGAGAAAACAAGCATGACTTACTTGACGTACTATGGGGAGCTGCATTTATATTGTCCTCAGTAATATCCTACTTAATATCGAATAATAAGACATATTCTGGTTTATTAATGACTATTCTTGTTATTATTTGGGGCAGCAGGCTAACTTTCCATTTAGCAAAGAGAAATATTAAAGCTAAAGAAGATTTTAGATATGATGACTATAGAAAAAATTATAAGGGAAAATATTTTGATTTTTATTTCTTTTTTAGGATGTATTTAGTCCAATTTGTGTTGTGTATAATAGTCGTATTACCAGTAATATATGTAAATATAACAGGTAATGCAAAAATTTCAATTTTAACAATTAACGGAATTTTTCTCTGGATTATTGGATTTATATTTGAATCGGTAGGGGATAAACAATTAAAAGACTTCAGGTCAAAACCCGAAAACAAAGGGGAGCTAATGACATCTGGACTTTGGGCATATACAAGGCATCCAAACTACTTTGGAGAAGCAATACAATGGTGGGGAATTTATATTATATCTATTTCCAATCTAAATAATGTGTGGCTCATTTTTAGTCCTTTAGTGATTACACTTTTAGTTAGGTTTGTATCTGGGGTCCCACTACTTGAAAGGAAATACGAAGGTAGACAGGACTGGGAAGAGTATAAAAACAGTACAAGTGTTTTTTTCCCGCTCCCTCAAAAATCGAAAAATTAG
- a CDS encoding DegV family protein yields the protein MKDIITSSSIYNAFILATEQIMLNKDYLNEVNYFPVPDNDTGENLSHLMQRIREEIREEENIKDILKSVSNAAIKGSRGNSGAIFSQFFQGFEYKCPDTTSLHLSELINCFESGSEYAYDSLENPVEGTILTAISDFSASLQLFKNNEIGTGSIFEKSYEELQKTVEKTKYQMKTKVGSQKVDAGALGFMYFVEGFISGIKGKKANKTNKTNNDYIEIIRETHIKTHDYHIVDNYKYCTEILLKNKKSVQKEDFKDILKKYGDSIVITENKTYRRTHIHTNDPQRLIDIFREFGDIVEVKADDMILQQRLTKVSDSEIGIVIDSIADLPLGDLPDFAYMLPLNMIIDGVSYQDKRTAPKNISNIKSATSSQPNIEEIKKFLNPIIKRHKHTIVLTVSSKMSGLFERYLEYNKSNPNISLEIVDTKLNSVAEGLVVYHAIKKIQEGIEYSELIKFLESSIKRTKIFVSLKNLDGMVKSGRLNQRIGWFLQKIGFLPLVSIDQEGNGIIKRAAFSNKRNYSKLLNEIKINKDKIESYALVHVNNLEKVRELEKVLIEILGFSPLYISEISSITENFSGDGSVAIGYQLKENYE from the coding sequence ATGAAAGATATCATAACAAGTAGTTCTATCTATAATGCCTTTATATTAGCAACAGAACAAATAATGCTTAATAAAGATTACTTAAATGAAGTAAATTATTTTCCTGTACCAGATAATGATACTGGAGAGAATCTATCTCATTTAATGCAGAGAATAAGGGAAGAAATTCGTGAAGAAGAAAATATAAAAGATATACTAAAATCCGTAAGTAATGCAGCTATCAAAGGTTCTAGAGGTAATTCTGGTGCAATATTTTCACAGTTTTTTCAAGGATTTGAGTATAAATGTCCTGACACTACAAGTTTACATTTATCAGAATTAATTAATTGTTTCGAATCTGGATCAGAGTATGCATACGACTCATTAGAAAATCCAGTAGAAGGAACAATTTTAACTGCAATCTCGGACTTTTCAGCAAGCTTACAGTTATTTAAAAATAATGAAATTGGAACAGGATCAATTTTTGAGAAATCATACGAAGAATTACAGAAGACTGTAGAAAAAACAAAGTATCAGATGAAGACAAAAGTAGGTAGTCAAAAAGTAGATGCTGGAGCACTTGGATTTATGTATTTCGTAGAGGGATTTATTAGTGGAATAAAAGGTAAAAAAGCTAATAAAACTAATAAAACTAACAATGATTATATAGAAATAATAAGAGAAACACATATAAAAACACATGATTATCATATTGTTGATAACTACAAGTATTGTACTGAAATTTTATTAAAAAATAAAAAAAGTGTTCAGAAAGAAGACTTTAAGGATATTCTTAAAAAATATGGAGATTCTATAGTTATAACTGAGAATAAAACGTACCGAAGAACCCATATCCATACTAATGATCCGCAAAGGTTAATTGATATATTTAGAGAATTTGGTGATATTGTTGAAGTTAAAGCAGATGATATGATTTTACAACAAAGACTTACAAAAGTGTCTGATTCAGAGATCGGAATAGTAATAGATAGCATTGCAGATTTACCATTAGGTGATTTACCAGATTTTGCATATATGTTACCCCTAAATATGATAATCGATGGAGTTTCATATCAAGACAAGAGGACTGCTCCCAAAAATATTTCAAATATTAAAAGTGCTACTTCTTCACAACCTAATATTGAAGAGATAAAGAAATTCTTAAATCCTATTATTAAAAGACATAAGCATACCATTGTTTTGACAGTCTCATCTAAAATGTCAGGACTATTTGAGAGATATTTAGAATATAATAAGTCTAATCCGAATATTTCATTGGAAATAGTAGATACAAAATTAAACTCTGTGGCTGAAGGCTTAGTAGTATATCATGCGATTAAAAAAATTCAAGAAGGGATTGAATATAGTGAACTTATTAAATTTCTAGAAAGTTCAATAAAAAGAACTAAGATTTTTGTAAGCCTAAAAAATCTGGATGGTATGGTAAAATCAGGAAGATTAAATCAAAGGATAGGATGGTTCCTTCAAAAAATAGGATTTCTTCCATTAGTTTCTATAGATCAAGAAGGAAATGGAATTATAAAAAGGGCGGCGTTTTCAAACAAGAGAAACTATTCTAAATTATTAAACGAAATAAAAATAAATAAGGATAAAATAGAATCCTATGCTTTAGTCCATGTAAATAATCTTGAGAAGGTTCGAGAACTGGAGAAAGTATTAATAGAAATATTAGGATTTTCACCCTTATATATTTCAGAAATATCTTCAATTACTGAAAATTTTTCTGGAGATGGAAGTGTAGCAATAGGCTATCAATTAAAGGAGAATTATGAATAA
- a CDS encoding DUF2177 family protein, whose product MIKRYLIIFGVFLLIDAAWLGLVAPKFYKNNIGHLMADKVNFIPAIIFYLLYVSAILIFIVNPTAESGNILKGILMGAFLGLVMYATYDLTNMATLKGWPTIVTVVDLIWGSFVTAATTGISIKIINILGL is encoded by the coding sequence ATGATAAAAAGATATTTAATAATATTTGGAGTTTTTTTACTAATTGATGCTGCATGGCTTGGACTAGTTGCACCGAAATTTTATAAAAATAATATTGGCCATTTAATGGCTGATAAAGTTAATTTTATTCCAGCAATCATTTTTTATCTATTATATGTTTCAGCTATATTAATATTTATTGTAAATCCAACAGCTGAGAGTGGAAATATATTAAAAGGGATTCTAATGGGAGCATTTCTAGGGCTAGTTATGTATGCAACATACGACTTGACAAATATGGCTACTCTTAAAGGGTGGCCAACTATAGTAACAGTCGTTGATTTAATTTGGGGTTCATTTGTTACAGCTGCAACAACAGGAATTTCAATAAAAATAATTAATATATTAGGATTGTAA
- a CDS encoding MFS transporter yields MTKIHKSWLVLIALCGLAAASIGISINTSGVFYSVVSEDLGIFRGAFAFNMTIFSLVNAIAGLFVVRLFDRFPFKLVLTASVILATLSTGLMGNSSQLWQFYLLGALRGISTGMFSIMTLTLIINYWFSEKNGLATSIALSFSGITGAMMSPIFAKIIVANGWHFAYWIQALALFLFCVPALVLPFQDNPLKEGRSPYGHKEVISDAGPVTSHFKVNSAYIAMIIFAVSLAFISSMVQHFPGFAESIKLDVTTGAAFLSMAMIGNIVFKLIVGFLSDLLGPIKACLVLVSANLIAVLIFLISSKPVMLMPAALLFGAIFGVLAVSIPLITRQLFGLDNYGKAYPIINFATNTGAALAFSAIGFIYDFANSYYPALILFLILLALAMVSLVYASKKA; encoded by the coding sequence ATGACAAAAATACATAAATCGTGGTTGGTCTTAATTGCCCTTTGTGGATTAGCGGCCGCATCAATTGGCATCTCGATTAACACATCTGGTGTGTTCTATAGTGTGGTATCTGAGGACCTGGGCATTTTTCGAGGGGCTTTTGCCTTTAACATGACCATTTTTTCATTGGTTAATGCCATTGCCGGTCTCTTCGTTGTTCGCCTCTTTGACCGTTTCCCATTTAAATTAGTCCTAACAGCATCCGTTATCCTGGCCACCTTATCAACTGGACTCATGGGTAACTCAAGCCAGCTTTGGCAATTCTACTTGTTAGGAGCCCTGCGCGGAATCTCGACAGGGATGTTCTCAATCATGACCCTAACGTTAATCATTAATTATTGGTTTAGTGAAAAAAATGGTCTAGCAACAAGTATCGCCCTCAGCTTTAGCGGGATCACCGGCGCTATGATGTCTCCTATTTTTGCAAAAATTATTGTGGCTAATGGTTGGCACTTTGCTTACTGGATACAAGCTCTGGCATTATTCTTATTCTGTGTACCAGCTTTAGTCTTACCCTTCCAGGACAATCCGCTCAAAGAAGGAAGAAGTCCTTACGGTCACAAAGAAGTCATTTCCGATGCAGGGCCGGTTACTAGTCATTTCAAAGTTAACTCAGCTTATATTGCGATGATTATTTTTGCAGTGTCACTTGCATTCATTTCAAGTATGGTTCAGCATTTCCCAGGTTTTGCAGAAAGTATCAAACTTGATGTGACAACAGGAGCAGCCTTCTTATCGATGGCCATGATTGGTAATATCGTCTTTAAACTGATTGTAGGTTTCTTAAGTGATTTACTTGGTCCAATTAAGGCTTGTCTGGTTCTTGTTTCAGCCAACTTGATTGCAGTTCTTATTTTCTTAATTTCATCTAAACCAGTTATGTTAATGCCAGCAGCTCTTCTCTTTGGAGCTATCTTTGGTGTCTTAGCTGTTTCAATACCATTAATTACACGCCAATTATTTGGCTTAGATAATTATGGGAAAGCTTATCCAATAATAAACTTTGCGACAAACACAGGCGCAGCATTAGCTTTCTCAGCAATTGGTTTTATTTACGACTTTGCCAATTCTTATTATCCTGCACTTATTTTATTCTTGATATTATTAGCTTTAGCTATGGTATCATTAGTCTATGCTAGCAAAAAAGCATAA
- a CDS encoding MBL fold metallo-hydrolase, translating to MSITFSKTGQAMPEKTVKLDTSAFDTISGTEVYWLGNSSLLINSRGTIILIDPILDSFDMPLLIDMPIASRDIPRVDALLISHIDNDHLAFDTLENIKGQTKSFHAPAYVADVMKEKGFDTQEHAVGEVFEVNGIKIKPTPTKHNWQSEKEKYNFREWKEEEYVGYWIETLDGTIWLPSDSRLLPEHLEMDNPDLIFFDFSDNEWHIGYDNALLEAKTYPKADLVCIHWGSIDAFDWAVFNGNPDKLREDVVNPERVHDLAVGGKLRLTKK from the coding sequence ATGTCAATTACATTTAGTAAAACTGGTCAAGCAATGCCAGAAAAAACTGTCAAACTTGATACATCTGCTTTTGATACCATTTCTGGGACAGAAGTTTATTGGTTAGGAAACTCATCTTTATTGATTAATAGTCGTGGTACGATTATTTTGATTGATCCGATTTTAGATAGCTTTGATATGCCTCTTCTAATAGATATGCCGATTGCTTCTCGGGATATCCCTCGGGTCGATGCTTTGCTCATTTCGCATATCGATAATGACCATTTGGCCTTTGATACTTTGGAAAATATCAAAGGCCAAACTAAGAGCTTTCACGCGCCAGCTTATGTCGCAGACGTCATGAAAGAAAAAGGGTTTGATACGCAAGAACATGCCGTTGGTGAAGTTTTTGAGGTCAATGGGATTAAAATTAAACCGACGCCAACCAAGCACAATTGGCAAAGTGAGAAAGAAAAATATAATTTCCGTGAGTGGAAAGAAGAAGAGTACGTTGGTTACTGGATTGAGACCCTGGATGGCACAATTTGGTTACCAAGTGATTCACGTCTCTTGCCTGAGCATTTGGAAATGGACAATCCTGATTTGATCTTCTTTGATTTCTCAGATAATGAATGGCACATTGGTTATGACAACGCCTTGTTGGAAGCTAAGACTTATCCAAAAGCCGATTTGGTTTGTATCCATTGGGGTTCAATTGATGCCTTTGACTGGGCAGTTTTCAATGGCAATCCAGATAAGCTCAGAGAGGATGTCGTCAATCCAGAACGTGTCCATGATCTAGCTGTCGGTGGGAAATTAAGATTAACTAAAAAATAG
- a CDS encoding DUF771 domain-containing protein: protein MQQVFNVSVPIPDDVVVISKEEYLELLSDNEQGKWWGIEDVTKLLDISKTKLINDILLNPDLKSEIDVAKNSKGFVVYPKNKGCPYKFLATRTRKYFEENFTTILLREKML, encoded by the coding sequence ATGCAACAGGTATTTAATGTTAGTGTCCCAATTCCTGATGATGTGGTTGTAATTTCTAAAGAAGAATATTTAGAGTTATTGAGTGATAATGAGCAAGGAAAATGGTGGGGAATTGAGGATGTAACGAAGTTACTTGATATAAGTAAAACAAAATTGATTAATGATATTTTGTTAAATCCTGATTTAAAATCAGAGATAGATGTTGCTAAAAATTCTAAAGGATTTGTAGTGTATCCTAAAAATAAAGGTTGTCCTTATAAATTTTTAGCAACACGTACTAGAAAATATTTTGAAGAAAATTTTACCACAATTTTACTTAGAGAAAAAATGTTATAA
- a CDS encoding tryptophan-rich sensory protein: MKNLNTKTKAWINLFAFIITIAFNALGSFGYINGMSQKAVSDKYHNLITPAPFTFSIWGIIYTLLLLTLAMMIVKKKDSKVNKLINIFTPTFLLSSLFNILWIVSFSYEQIGISTIFIFLLLISLTTISKRLDEHRSEIPYRLIGITFGLYSGWLTIASVVNVAAYLVRMGWNGFGISQTVWAPAVLALSIIIVILINTKINNAVYTLPVAWAFFGILMETRRLAGKLDYGTYLNPVIIIGIVVLTLVSILQFNRNNFCVVKREDK; the protein is encoded by the coding sequence ATGAAAAATTTAAACACAAAGACCAAAGCTTGGATTAATCTATTTGCATTCATTATAACTATAGCATTTAATGCTTTAGGTTCATTCGGATATATTAACGGAATGAGTCAAAAAGCAGTTTCCGATAAGTATCATAATCTAATTACTCCTGCTCCATTTACTTTTTCAATATGGGGTATTATTTATACCTTACTTTTACTTACATTAGCTATGATGATAGTAAAAAAGAAAGATTCAAAGGTAAATAAACTAATTAATATTTTTACTCCTACTTTTCTTCTAAGCTCTTTATTTAATATCTTGTGGATTGTAAGTTTTTCTTATGAACAAATAGGAATTTCTACTATATTTATTTTTTTGTTACTTATAAGTTTAACTACTATTAGTAAAAGATTAGATGAACATAGGAGTGAAATACCTTACAGACTTATAGGAATTACATTTGGGCTTTATTCGGGATGGTTGACTATAGCTTCAGTGGTAAATGTTGCAGCTTATTTAGTAAGAATGGGATGGAATGGTTTTGGGATTTCTCAAACAGTTTGGGCACCTGCAGTTTTAGCTCTTTCAATTATTATAGTAATTTTAATAAATACTAAGATAAATAATGCTGTATATACTTTACCTGTTGCATGGGCTTTTTTTGGAATACTGATGGAAACGAGAAGATTAGCTGGAAAGTTAGATTATGGTACGTATCTTAACCCAGTTATAATAATTGGAATCGTAGTATTAACGTTAGTTTCGATATTACAATTTAATAGAAACAATTTTTGTGTTGTTAAAAGAGAGGACAAATAA